A genome region from Gossypium hirsutum isolate 1008001.06 chromosome A04, Gossypium_hirsutum_v2.1, whole genome shotgun sequence includes the following:
- the LOC121227981 gene encoding pentatricopeptide repeat-containing protein At1g79080, chloroplastic-like — MATLINSISFLTNPSPETTRRPSGFFYQIANLHYFSLSKGFSKVLATTQITISPKDSVFTLPNWKTGKSDSKSRELRLSDAYFHMEYMVGKGQKPDVVQATQLLYDLCKVNKMKKSIRVMEMMVDSGIIPDAASYTFLVNH, encoded by the coding sequence ATGGCAACTTTAATCAACTCTATATCTTTTTTGACAAACCCGTCACCTGAAACGACAAGGAGACCATCTGGTTTCTTTTACCAAATCGCGAACCTTCATTATTTTTCACTCAGCAAGGGCTTTTCCAAGGTTTTAGCCACTACCCAGATCACAATTTCTCCTAAAGATTCTGTTTTTACTTTACCCAACTGGAAGACTGGGAAGAGTGACAGTAAAAGTAGGGAACTTAGGCTTAGCGATGCATATTTTCACATGGAATATATGGTGGGGAAGGGACAGAAGCCTGATGTAGTTCAAGCTACTCAGCTGTTGTATGATTTGTGCAAGGTTAATAAGATGAAAAAGTCTATTAGAGTGATGGAGATGATGGTTGATTCTGGTATCATACCTGATGCAGCTTCGTATACATTCTTGGTGAATCATTAG